The genomic window TTTAACTCGTTAAGGGGGCTAATTTAATGAAGAAACAAACTGGACAGCGCACAGTACGTGCACCAAGAGGGAATCAGTTGCAATGCAAGGGATGGGCTCAAGAAGCTGCAATGCGGATGCTGCTTAATAACCTTGATCCAGAAGTTGCTGAAGACCCTGACCACTTGATTGTCTATGGTGGAATCGGTAAGGCGGCTCGGGATTGGAGAAGTTTTGACCAGCTTATTGCTTCATTAAAAGAGCTAGATAATGATGAAACGCTCCTCGTACAGTCTGGCAAACCAGTGGGATTGTTCCGCACCCATGAAGCTGCACCAAGAGTGTTGATTGCTAACTCTAACTTAGTTCCATCGTGGGCAACCTGGGATCACTTTTATGATCTTGAGGAGAAAGGGTTAATGATGTACGGTCAAATGACAGCTGGAAGTTGGATTTATATTGGAGCGCAAGGCATATTACAAGGCACGTATTTAAGCTTTATTGAAGCAGGAAAGAAAGCGTTTGGAACGCCAGATTTAACAGGTCGTTTTATTGTAACTGGCGGGATGGGCGGAATGAGCGGTGCCCAGCCATTAGCAGGAAAAATGGCAAACGCTGTTATTCTTGTGGTCGAGGTCGATCGATCTCGAATTGAAAGGAAGATGAAAGAAGGTTACTGTGATGTTCTCGTTGAGTCGTTAGACGAAGCACTAAAGCTTGTTGAAAAGTTCACTTCTAGTGGTCAGCCAGCTTCAATTGGTCTTGTAGGAAATTGTGCTGATGTGCTGCCGGCGCTTGTAGAAAAAGGGGTGACCCCGGACTTTGTTACCGACCAAACAAGCGCCCACGATCCTCTGAACGGGTATGTTCCAAATGGGTTAACCCTTGCTGAAGCGAATGAATTAAGAGAAAACGATCCGAAAGCATACGAAAAGCGCTCGATTGAAGCGATGGGGAAGCATGTGCAAGCTATGCTTGATTTACAAAAAGCAGGAGCAGAAACATTTGATTACGGCAACAATATCCGCGCCTATGCAAAACAAGCAGGTGTCAGCAATGCATTCCATATTCCTGGATTTGTACCAGCGTACATTCGACCTTTGTTTTGTGAAGGAAAAGGTCCCTTTAGATGGGCAGCCCTTTCAGGAAACCCAGAGGATATATACACATTGGATCGACTTGCTTTAGAAATGTTTCGTGAAGATGAAGGTTTAGTGAACTGGATTAGAATGGCTCAAAAAATGGTGAAGTGGCAAGGCCTACCGGCGCGAATTTGTTGGCTTGGCTATGGCGATCGTGATCGTTTTGCTCTAAGGGCTAATGAGATGGTTGCTAGTGGCGAACTGGAAGCACCAATCGTGTTTGGACGTGACCATCTTGATTGTGGCTCTGTAGCATCGCCAAATCGCGAAACAGAAGGAATGAAAGATGGCAGTGACGCTGTTGCAGATTGGCCCATTTTAAATGCTTTAATTAATACGGCTGGAGGGGCAAGCTGGGTTAGCGTTCACCATGGTGGCGGTGTCGGTATGGGCTATTCCGTTCATGCAGGACAAGTTCTAGTGGCTGATGGCAGTCAGTTAGCGAAGGAGCGGATAAAACGAGTGTTGATTTCAGATCCTGGTATGGGAATCGTTCGACACGTAGATGCAGGCTATGATCGTGCATTGGATGTAGCAAATGAAAAAGGCGTTCATATTCCGCTTAAGAAGGGTGATTAAGATGAATGTAAAAACAGTAACCATTAATGGGAAAAGGTTAAGCAACTCCATTCATGAATTAAGTCAATTTGGACAGAATGATGGAGGTGGATTAGATCGTACAACGTTTACCGATTCAGAGCTGAAGGCACGAGACTGGTTAAAAGAACAATTGAGCAAACTTAATGTGCACGTGCATACTGATGAAGCAGCAAATATATGGGGAAAACGTGTCGGCCAAAAGAAGAGAAGCATTGTGTGTGGCTCTCATATTGATACGGTTCCGAATGGAGGGAAATTCGACGGGGCTCTCGGCGTATTAATTGGGTTAGAAATATTGCGCACATTAGAAGAAAACGAAATTGAAACCGAACACGATGTTGAGTTAGTATCTTTTAGTGCCGAGGAGCCGAACCCGTTTGGTCTCTCGACTTTTGGGAGTCGTGCAATGGCTGGAAAACTAACGGCAGAACAGATAAAAGGGGTTAGAAATGCAGATGGTATGAGGCTTATCGATGCGTTAGAAAGGGCTGGTGGCAACGCTGCACAATTTGATCACTGTGTGCGAAGAGAAAACGATCTGCTAGCTTATCTTGAAGTTCATATTGAACAAGGTAAGCGTTTAATAGACGCTCAAGTACCTCTTGGAATAGTAACGGGGATTACAGGAATTTATCGTGAAGAGCTAACGATAAAAGGGGTTCCGAATCATGCAGGCACAACCGTAATGACAGATCGTACCGATGCCCTTGTAGCTGCAGCAGAATTGATTCTAGCAGTAAAGAATGTCTGCACGGATTTCCCAAAAGCCGAACTTGTTGGAACAGTTGGACAAATACACGTTTTGCCGAACGCTACCAACATTATTCCTGGAGAAGTGGTACTAGCAGTAGAGATTCGAGGAGAGAAAACCGAGGATTTGCAAAAAGTTCAACAGGAGCTTCAAGAGAAAAAAGCTTATGTAGAAACAACTTATGGTGTTCAGATCGAGACAAAAGTAAGGCTGAATCAAGCTCCTGTAGCAATGAGTGAAAACGTCATGACTGTCATGGAACGACAAGCAGAAATTGGAGGGTTTCCTACGATGCGCTTGGGCAGCATGGCGGGTCATGATGCAGCTCATATGGCATCTCTTACGTCTGCTGGAATGATCTTTGTTCCTAGTGTAGCTGGAAAAAGTCACTGCCCTGAAGAAGAAAGTAAGATGGAGGATATTGAAAAAGCTGCAAATGTTTGTTTGCGTACGCTTTTGGAGATTGATCGAGAAGGAGGAAGTATGTGATGATACTGTATCATGCAGATTCAGTCTATACGAACGGCGCGTTTCAAAAAAACTACGCAGTGCTCGTAAAGGGTGATGTCATTCACGATATTGGTCCTTTTGACAAATTAATTGAAACCTATCGCGAGGTCTCAAAGATCGAATGGGCAGGAAAAGCGATTGTTCCAGGGACTGTGAATGCCCACAATCATTCGTTTCAAAGCTTGTTAAGGGGGATAGCTGTAGACCGGCCATTTTTAGAATGGCGTGATCAAGCGCTTTACAAGTATACGCCTCTTTTAGACGAAGAAGCGATTTATACAGGTGCGCTATTCGCATTTGGAGAAATGGTAAAGTACGGTGTAACAACAGTAAGTGATTTCTTTTATGTACATAACAATGGAGTGAAAACAGATGAAGCCGTGATTCAAGCGGCTATAGACGTTGGTATTCGCTTAGTATTTGCTAGAACCATGTATGATTGGGATGGGGCACCATCAAGTTATCAAGAGTCTGTAACAGATGCTACGAAGCGTACGAGGGAACTAGCGATTAAGTATCAGAATCATCCTATGGTTGATGTTCATCCAGCTCCTCACAGTCCCCATGCTGCTTCTCCAGAAATGATTCAAGCAGGTCATAAACTAGCCAAAGAATTGCAAACCCCTTTTCATATACATGTTTCGGAGGAAATGTTTGAAGTGGAGGAAACGTTAGAGAAATATAATAAACGACCGGTTCATTATTTAGATTCATTAGGAGTCGTGGATGAAAGCATGCTAGCTATCCATTTGGTTTGGCTCGATCAATCAGAAATTGATTTGCTTGGAAGCAAAAAGACTGGCCTTGCTTATTGTCCATCAAGCAATATGTTTCTTTCAGATGGCATTACTCGCATACCTGAACTTGTACGTTCTGGCGTACGCGTTAGTCTTGGGAGCGATGGAGCATGTAGTAATAATCGAATAAGCGTATTTGAAGAGATGCGTATGTGCTCACTGTTACAAAAGGTAAAAACTCTTGATGGCACATGCATGACAGCAGATCAAGTTTTTCAGATGGGAACGAAAAATGGTGCTGACTTATTGCAAGTAGATACAGGCGAGCTTGTGATTGGCAAAAAAGCGGATTTCCTTGCAGTAGACACAAGCGACCTTTCTCTTTTGCCAAAGCATGAGCTCTTCGCAAATCTTGTTTACGCAATGCAGCCAACAGCCATCACAGATGTCGTTGTAGCAGGTAAATCAGTGGTACAAAACAGAACCGTGCAAACCGTTTCTGAACAGATGATTGTTAAAAAGGTTGATCATCTATTTGAAAAGTGGGGAACCTAACACTCAAAATCATTATTCTTCTGTAAGTGGACGACTTTCCCGACGAAACCATGTTCTTTTTGCTGCTTTCTTTTTAATGTAACCACCTTGAAAATTCCGCGTTTCGAATGAGACGACAAAGGCGTCTGGATCACACTCATTCACGATCGTCATAAACTCCTGTTCTCGATCACGCCGAGCGGTGCAATCCAGTCTTACACGTATCGACTCAATCCCTTCAACCGTTGTAAGCGCAACACTAAAATCGGCATCACGAAGGCGTTCTATTAATGGTTTATGGTGGAAAGACGTGTTAACCTGAAGGGATACATAGCCAATTGCCAGTTTCTCCTCAACAATGGAGCCAAGGTACATCCCTAATCCAAAACCAAGTGAATATGCGACCATGTTTAAGTGATTTGATAAATCGCTAAAAACAATGGATAAAGAAATGACGTGTACGCCGCCTTCTAGCGTCGCAAATAAAGCAGAACGTTCTTTTTCTCCTTTGACCATCATAAGCGTTCGCAATACAACAAGAGGCACATAAAGCAATTGTGCGCCTAAAATTAAAATAGGTTGCCAAAGCATTTGTTTCACCTCTTTTAATCAAACAATTTCACTTTTAAAGTAGTGTGCAACGATACGCTGAAAGTATACATAATAAAGGGGGAAATAGGTTATATCGACAAGATACGGGTGATTATTTCCAGGGGAATAACTGAAATAGGGAGAAAGATGTCGATAGAAAGAGGGTAGTAAAATAGAAAAAAGACGAACCTCAATGGTCATGAGATTGTTCGTCTTTTTACTATCTTCTTTATTTGTTAGCGTTCCTTATGTTACGTCTTTGAAAAGTTCTTTTTGAACGTTTTGGCGCATTTCATAAATATTCGTTACAATCACTTTTGCGACGGCATAGGTCGGGATCGCAATAATCATTCCGAGAAAACCAGCTATATTTCCTGCTGCAAGGACGAGGGTAATGACTGTAATGGGATGTACGCTGAGCTTTTTACCCATAATGTTTGGTGTAATAAGGTTGCTCTCCGCTTGCTGAACAACCAACGTAATAACAGAAACCCAGATCGCCAAGATAGGGTCTTGAATGAGCGCAATAATGAATGCTGGGAAAAATGCTAGCCATGGGCCTAAGAAAGGAATCATATTTAATAGAAAAGCTAGTAAAGCAAGAAGTAAGGCGTAATCTAAACCAACGAAGGAGTAGGCTGTAAAAAGCAGAATAGCTAAGATTAATGCAGCCAATACTTGTCCCTGTACGTAGCTTTTTAAAGCGAAATCGATTTCGTGCAGCAGCTTCGCCATCCATTGCTTTGTTTCGCCTTTGAAATACTGAACAATGGCAGGTGCAAAACGGTGATAGTCCTTCATCATAAAGAAGAAAAAGAACGGCACAAGTATTAAAGCAAGAATAGTTGTAATGGCACCACTCAAAAATGAAATAATATAGCCTGAACTCACGACAATAATGTTCTCAAGTGAATCAAGGAGAGACCCAATGGTTTGTTCTAAATCAAACGCAGTTGTCTCGCTATTTGTTATATAAGGCATAACAAATTCTTCGAGTTGTTGGAAGATCATAGGAACATTGCGGATTAATTTATTCGCTTCGTCAATTAATGGGTCTAAAATAAACATTGCGCCAATCATAACCAATGTGGCGACAAGGATCAAAATGCTCAATGCTGAAGCCCATTGAGGAATTTTTTTCATTAAAAATCGGTGAAGCGGTTCTGTAATATAGAATAAAAGCCCTGCAAGTAATACTGGTATTAGAATCGATGTGATCACAATGAAAATTGGTTCAAACAGCCACTGGATCTCTACAACATTCTTGATGATTAGAATAAGTAAAAGAATACCAACACCTAATTGAAACCACATTTTATTTAGCATAAAAACGTACACTCCTGGCATCGTAGTATGGATCTCTATCATTATAGCCTAAGTATACACTGTAACGTTGCGTCACTTGCAATGATGATTTAAAAAGAAAGAGAGAGGAGGGTGCTGAGAAGCATGCTATCAGAAGGTTTTGTTCTTAGGAATAGAAGGAAGAAAAGCGCGTTAGATGGAGGCCTCTTGAGGCAATGCTCACGAAAGTCATCCATCAGTAGCGCTTTTATCTGTTCTTGAAATGATTCCTTTTCTAATGATACAAGGAGCATGAGCATCTTTTAAAACTCCTCGTACTCGTTCGGGTTTTGTTTATCAATTCGTCCGTTCTCACGGGTAAGACGATTAATGGCATCCATCGTACGATTGTCCAACTCAAAATCAAAAATCGATAAATTATCCTGCTGTCTAGAAACATTTGAAGAACGTACAAGCGGAAGGTTCTCTAATTGAATTTGCCAGCGCAAAATAATTTGTGCTTTTGATTTCCCATATGATTTGGCAATGTCGTCAAACAGCTGATCATGAAAAACACTGTCTGAACGAAGGCGGCCGAGTGGACTCCAGCTCTGTGTAACGATTCCTAATTTCTTATCATAGGCACGCTGTTCTTCTTGAGAGAAGTATGGGTGCAATTCAATCTGGTTTATGCTAGGTGTAACACCTGTTTCGTTAATAATTTGGTCGAGATGTTCGGGAAGAAAGTTGCTTACGCCAATGGAGCGAACAAGACCCCAGCGTTTAGCATCTATTAATGCCTGCCACGCTTCAACAAATAGGCCCTGCTTTGGATTCGGCCAATGAATAAG from Shouchella hunanensis includes these protein-coding regions:
- the hutU gene encoding urocanate hydratase — protein: MKKQTGQRTVRAPRGNQLQCKGWAQEAAMRMLLNNLDPEVAEDPDHLIVYGGIGKAARDWRSFDQLIASLKELDNDETLLVQSGKPVGLFRTHEAAPRVLIANSNLVPSWATWDHFYDLEEKGLMMYGQMTAGSWIYIGAQGILQGTYLSFIEAGKKAFGTPDLTGRFIVTGGMGGMSGAQPLAGKMANAVILVVEVDRSRIERKMKEGYCDVLVESLDEALKLVEKFTSSGQPASIGLVGNCADVLPALVEKGVTPDFVTDQTSAHDPLNGYVPNGLTLAEANELRENDPKAYEKRSIEAMGKHVQAMLDLQKAGAETFDYGNNIRAYAKQAGVSNAFHIPGFVPAYIRPLFCEGKGPFRWAALSGNPEDIYTLDRLALEMFREDEGLVNWIRMAQKMVKWQGLPARICWLGYGDRDRFALRANEMVASGELEAPIVFGRDHLDCGSVASPNRETEGMKDGSDAVADWPILNALINTAGGASWVSVHHGGGVGMGYSVHAGQVLVADGSQLAKERIKRVLISDPGMGIVRHVDAGYDRALDVANEKGVHIPLKKGD
- a CDS encoding M20 family metallo-hydrolase; the protein is MNVKTVTINGKRLSNSIHELSQFGQNDGGGLDRTTFTDSELKARDWLKEQLSKLNVHVHTDEAANIWGKRVGQKKRSIVCGSHIDTVPNGGKFDGALGVLIGLEILRTLEENEIETEHDVELVSFSAEEPNPFGLSTFGSRAMAGKLTAEQIKGVRNADGMRLIDALERAGGNAAQFDHCVRRENDLLAYLEVHIEQGKRLIDAQVPLGIVTGITGIYREELTIKGVPNHAGTTVMTDRTDALVAAAELILAVKNVCTDFPKAELVGTVGQIHVLPNATNIIPGEVVLAVEIRGEKTEDLQKVQQELQEKKAYVETTYGVQIETKVRLNQAPVAMSENVMTVMERQAEIGGFPTMRLGSMAGHDAAHMASLTSAGMIFVPSVAGKSHCPEEESKMEDIEKAANVCLRTLLEIDREGGSM
- a CDS encoding amidohydrolase family protein produces the protein MILYHADSVYTNGAFQKNYAVLVKGDVIHDIGPFDKLIETYREVSKIEWAGKAIVPGTVNAHNHSFQSLLRGIAVDRPFLEWRDQALYKYTPLLDEEAIYTGALFAFGEMVKYGVTTVSDFFYVHNNGVKTDEAVIQAAIDVGIRLVFARTMYDWDGAPSSYQESVTDATKRTRELAIKYQNHPMVDVHPAPHSPHAASPEMIQAGHKLAKELQTPFHIHVSEEMFEVEETLEKYNKRPVHYLDSLGVVDESMLAIHLVWLDQSEIDLLGSKKTGLAYCPSSNMFLSDGITRIPELVRSGVRVSLGSDGACSNNRISVFEEMRMCSLLQKVKTLDGTCMTADQVFQMGTKNGADLLQVDTGELVIGKKADFLAVDTSDLSLLPKHELFANLVYAMQPTAITDVVVAGKSVVQNRTVQTVSEQMIVKKVDHLFEKWGT
- a CDS encoding DUF2179 domain-containing protein, whose product is MLWQPILILGAQLLYVPLVVLRTLMMVKGEKERSALFATLEGGVHVISLSIVFSDLSNHLNMVAYSLGFGLGMYLGSIVEEKLAIGYVSLQVNTSFHHKPLIERLRDADFSVALTTVEGIESIRVRLDCTARRDREQEFMTIVNECDPDAFVVSFETRNFQGGYIKKKAAKRTWFRRESRPLTEE
- a CDS encoding AI-2E family transporter, translated to MLNKMWFQLGVGILLLILIIKNVVEIQWLFEPIFIVITSILIPVLLAGLLFYITEPLHRFLMKKIPQWASALSILILVATLVMIGAMFILDPLIDEANKLIRNVPMIFQQLEEFVMPYITNSETTAFDLEQTIGSLLDSLENIIVVSSGYIISFLSGAITTILALILVPFFFFFMMKDYHRFAPAIVQYFKGETKQWMAKLLHEIDFALKSYVQGQVLAALILAILLFTAYSFVGLDYALLLALLAFLLNMIPFLGPWLAFFPAFIIALIQDPILAIWVSVITLVVQQAESNLITPNIMGKKLSVHPITVITLVLAAGNIAGFLGMIIAIPTYAVAKVIVTNIYEMRQNVQKELFKDVT
- a CDS encoding aldo/keto reductase yields the protein MVDSIPIRTLNDGLQVPTIGYGTAQLKGHACVHSIQSAIEIGYRLIDSAFNYENEGAVGEAVRRSSTPREELRITSKLPGRHHAYNKAVETIQESLLRTGLDYFDLYLIHWPNPKQGLFVEAWQALIDAKRWGLVRSIGVSNFLPEHLDQIINETGVTPSINQIELHPYFSQEEQRAYDKKLGIVTQSWSPLGRLRSDSVFHDQLFDDIAKSYGKSKAQIILRWQIQLENLPLVRSSNVSRQQDNLSIFDFELDNRTMDAINRLTRENGRIDKQNPNEYEEF